In Mangrovivirga cuniculi, the following proteins share a genomic window:
- a CDS encoding group III truncated hemoglobin, whose translation MKTKKDIKSREDIEKLVTAFYKSVLKDKTIGYFFTEVVKLDFDKHMPVMFDFWESVLLGGRNYSGNPMTPHFKINEKEPLKAAHFDRWLQLWEETIDYHFEGKKSEEAKTRAGQIAGLMKFKIVNS comes from the coding sequence GTCGGGAAGATATTGAAAAGCTTGTTACTGCATTTTATAAGAGCGTTTTGAAAGATAAAACTATCGGCTACTTTTTCACAGAAGTTGTTAAGCTGGATTTTGACAAGCACATGCCTGTTATGTTTGACTTTTGGGAATCGGTGTTACTGGGAGGTAGAAATTATTCTGGAAATCCAATGACCCCTCATTTTAAAATCAATGAGAAAGAACCATTAAAGGCGGCACATTTTGACCGGTGGCTACAACTTTGGGAAGAAACTATCGACTATCATTTCGAGGGAAAAAAATCCGAGGAAGCCAAAACCAGAGCCGGGCAAATTGCAGGGCTGATGAAATTTAAGATAGTGAATTCATAA
- a CDS encoding S9 family peptidase, which translates to MKHFSLFLLLCLPVLFINAQVKPLTLEDIHHSRKFSPNGVYGINWMNDGRYYSKLVSSENGRQIVKSDILSDKVVETIVDSKDLKLEDGNTLNFSSYSFSADESKLLLQSNRESIYRRSYKAEYYLYDRETKQLLPLEKGEKISYATYSPNGEKVAYVKENNLYIFDISSEETTAITENGEFNKLIHGAADWVYEEEFGFAQAFKWSPDSESIAYLSFDEEDVKEYNMQKWGPLYPEDYKFKYPKAGEKNSEISLSVYNVNSGNNTSIDLGEEKDIYIPRFYWTPNSDLAFIRLNRHQNHMELMLAIDEGKTKTILEETSDTYVDIEYTDELIFLANGEQFLKPSEKSGFKHIYLYDMEGNEIRQVTEGEWEVSTLYGYDENTKTLYFTSREVSPLENHLYSIKINGKKKKQLSEESGWHGANFSPDFEYYIANYSSVNHPGLYRLYKSGQNEPMAVLEDNKKLQKVNEKYYQGKHSFFSFETPEGVKLNGYEILPADFDPDKKYPVLMYVYGGPGSQTVTNRAGGSRERWFHYLAQQGYIVVSVDNRGTGGRGKDFKHVTYKNLGKYEVKDQIYAAKYLAKKEYVDESRIGIFGWSYGGYMASLCLFIGNDVFNTAVAVAPVTTWRYYDTIYTERYLQRPQDNASGYDDNSPITHASKLKGNYLLIHGTADDNVHFQNAVDLQNELIKQGKQFDSFYYPGKNHGIYGGNTRLHLFEMITNYLNNNLKKGQTPSEESSSKP; encoded by the coding sequence ATGAAGCACTTTTCTCTGTTTTTACTTTTATGCTTACCTGTTCTGTTTATTAATGCACAGGTAAAACCTTTAACACTTGAGGATATCCATCACAGCAGAAAATTTTCACCTAATGGTGTTTATGGAATAAACTGGATGAACGATGGTAGATATTATTCTAAATTAGTTTCTTCTGAAAATGGCAGACAAATTGTTAAATCAGACATCCTATCTGATAAAGTAGTTGAAACGATAGTAGATAGTAAAGATCTAAAATTAGAAGATGGTAATACACTAAACTTCAGTAGCTATTCTTTCAGTGCTGATGAGTCAAAATTATTACTGCAGTCTAACAGAGAATCAATCTACCGAAGATCGTATAAGGCTGAATATTACTTATACGACAGAGAAACAAAACAACTTCTACCATTAGAAAAAGGTGAAAAAATCAGTTATGCGACCTATTCTCCAAATGGCGAAAAAGTAGCTTACGTCAAAGAAAATAATTTATACATTTTTGATATTTCTTCTGAAGAAACAACTGCTATTACTGAAAATGGTGAGTTCAATAAGTTGATTCACGGAGCAGCCGATTGGGTTTATGAAGAAGAATTTGGTTTTGCTCAAGCATTCAAATGGTCTCCTGACAGCGAGAGTATTGCCTACTTAAGCTTTGATGAAGAAGATGTCAAAGAATATAACATGCAAAAATGGGGACCATTATACCCTGAAGACTATAAATTTAAGTATCCTAAAGCAGGAGAAAAAAACAGTGAGATTAGCCTGTCTGTTTACAATGTAAACTCCGGTAATAATACCTCTATAGATCTTGGTGAGGAAAAGGATATTTATATCCCAAGATTTTACTGGACACCTAATTCTGATCTTGCCTTTATCAGATTAAACAGACATCAAAACCATATGGAATTGATGTTAGCTATTGATGAAGGTAAAACAAAGACTATCCTTGAGGAAACTAGTGATACCTACGTAGATATTGAATACACAGATGAATTAATTTTTCTGGCTAATGGAGAGCAATTTTTGAAACCTAGTGAAAAATCAGGATTCAAACACATTTATCTCTATGATATGGAGGGGAATGAAATAAGACAGGTAACTGAGGGAGAGTGGGAAGTTTCAACACTATATGGATATGATGAAAACACTAAAACTCTTTATTTCACCTCCAGGGAAGTTTCACCTCTTGAAAACCATTTATACAGCATTAAAATAAACGGAAAAAAGAAAAAGCAATTATCTGAAGAAAGCGGCTGGCATGGAGCTAATTTTAGCCCGGACTTTGAATATTATATAGCCAATTATTCATCTGTTAATCATCCAGGCTTATATCGACTTTATAAATCAGGTCAAAATGAACCAATGGCCGTATTGGAAGACAATAAAAAACTACAGAAGGTAAATGAGAAATATTATCAGGGTAAACATTCTTTCTTTTCTTTTGAAACGCCTGAAGGCGTAAAGCTAAATGGATACGAAATCCTGCCTGCAGATTTTGATCCGGATAAAAAATACCCTGTTTTAATGTATGTTTATGGCGGACCGGGAAGTCAAACGGTTACGAACAGAGCAGGTGGTTCCAGAGAAAGATGGTTTCACTACCTGGCACAACAAGGTTATATTGTGGTAAGTGTAGATAACCGTGGAACCGGTGGAAGAGGAAAAGATTTTAAGCATGTTACCTATAAAAATTTAGGTAAATACGAAGTAAAAGACCAGATCTATGCGGCAAAATACCTGGCTAAAAAAGAGTATGTTGATGAGTCAAGAATCGGCATATTCGGATGGAGCTATGGCGGCTACATGGCTTCTTTATGTTTATTTATTGGAAATGATGTTTTTAATACTGCCGTTGCAGTAGCTCCTGTAACCACATGGAGGTATTATGATACCATCTATACAGAAAGATATTTACAGCGGCCACAAGATAATGCTTCTGGTTATGATGATAACAGTCCGATTACTCATGCTTCAAAATTAAAAGGCAATTATTTACTTATTCACGGTACGGCTGATGATAACGTTCATTTTCAGAATGCGGTTGATCTACAAAATGAACTAATCAAACAGGGTAAGCAATTTGACTCTTTTTACTACCCTGGAAAAAACCATGGGATATATGGCGGAAACACAAGGCTGCATTTGTTTGAAATGATAACAAATTATTTAAATAACAATCTTAAGAAGGGTCAAACTCCATCAGAAGAATCTTCTTCAAAACCTTAA
- a CDS encoding sodium/proton-translocating pyrophosphatase encodes MFEEWTDFLAISGLVFLGIALIIFGYHLIKVNFFLSPKQAYEYISKNEVRTLQYGLYSVIISLAFFVNTFFEGADLLWWLVRIFLTVMTGLILSVVIKSYLKYYYPFHLEKRLKRLRYKPRVSPKTGRMMKLLDEDEEDVYLDEGMQTEENVYSVDYDVWIDEETGYTMIEKYQGHLIASRCPECNYNTFKVEEEDLVVPPSLSSEGKLIKSFRCKYCGHTEKKSFQVAKLSENQ; translated from the coding sequence ATGTTTGAAGAGTGGACTGATTTTTTAGCTATTAGTGGGCTGGTTTTTCTTGGAATTGCCTTAATTATTTTTGGTTACCACCTCATAAAGGTGAATTTTTTTCTATCACCAAAACAAGCATACGAATATATCAGCAAAAATGAAGTTCGAACTTTACAATATGGACTATATTCTGTCATCATATCACTTGCTTTTTTTGTAAATACTTTTTTTGAAGGAGCAGACCTGTTGTGGTGGCTTGTAAGAATTTTCCTCACTGTAATGACCGGGCTTATACTGAGCGTAGTCATTAAATCATATCTTAAATATTACTATCCGTTTCATCTTGAAAAACGATTAAAAAGATTGAGATATAAACCAAGAGTTTCTCCAAAAACCGGTCGGATGATGAAATTACTTGATGAGGATGAAGAGGACGTCTACCTTGATGAAGGTATGCAGACCGAAGAAAATGTTTATTCTGTTGATTACGATGTCTGGATCGATGAAGAAACGGGATATACAATGATAGAAAAATACCAGGGCCATCTTATTGCTTCAAGATGCCCGGAATGCAATTACAATACATTTAAAGTAGAAGAAGAAGATCTTGTCGTCCCTCCCAGCCTTTCCTCTGAAGGGAAACTAATCAAATCTTTTAGATGCAAATACTGTGGCCACACGGAAAAGAAATCCTTTCAGGTAGCTAAACTTTCAGAAAATCAGTAA
- a CDS encoding branched-chain amino acid transaminase translates to MYFSKKSIVLFDGEWRKAEDAEVSLYNQTMHYGLGVFEGMRAYKTDEGAKIFKPNRHFDRLINSAKKHHLNFPFTSLELTELAYELLKKNKLKNAYIRPLIYAGPYMGLRTAPAAHFLMAAWEWNNYLGEEPLNVNISKYEKLNPAGAHIESKVVGNYVNSILASNDARDKGYDEALMLDMNGYIAQGPAANFFYEKDEVLYTPKKGYIMPGITRQTIIDLANETGFKIVEKDIRPEEILDADSAFFTGTAIEVTGIKSIEGRKMRIPWKESIGYSLFLMYRRKVTKDHLTAFNLV, encoded by the coding sequence ATGTATTTCTCTAAAAAAAGCATCGTATTATTTGACGGCGAGTGGCGAAAAGCAGAAGATGCCGAAGTAAGTCTATACAATCAGACCATGCATTACGGTCTGGGGGTATTTGAGGGGATGAGGGCCTACAAAACTGACGAAGGTGCAAAAATTTTCAAACCGAACAGGCATTTTGACAGACTTATTAATTCTGCAAAAAAGCACCATTTAAATTTCCCCTTTACTTCTTTAGAACTAACAGAACTAGCCTACGAACTGCTAAAAAAGAACAAGCTAAAAAATGCATATATCAGGCCATTGATCTACGCTGGCCCTTATATGGGTTTGAGAACAGCGCCTGCGGCTCATTTTTTGATGGCAGCATGGGAATGGAATAATTACCTGGGAGAAGAACCGCTAAATGTTAACATCAGTAAGTACGAAAAATTAAATCCTGCAGGTGCTCATATTGAGTCGAAGGTAGTAGGGAATTATGTTAATTCCATACTTGCATCAAACGACGCTAGAGACAAAGGCTATGATGAAGCATTGATGCTCGATATGAATGGATATATCGCCCAGGGTCCAGCTGCAAATTTCTTCTACGAGAAGGATGAAGTGTTATACACTCCGAAAAAAGGATATATAATGCCGGGAATTACCAGGCAAACGATAATAGACCTCGCGAATGAAACCGGATTTAAGATTGTAGAGAAAGATATCAGGCCGGAAGAAATTCTCGATGCTGACAGTGCATTTTTTACAGGCACAGCAATAGAGGTAACTGGAATTAAATCCATTGAAGGCAGGAAAATGCGAATTCCATGGAAGGAAAGCATTGGGTACAGTCTGTTTTTAATGTACCGCAGAAAAGTTACCAAAGATCATCTAACGGCATTTAACCTGGTTTAA
- the ilvD gene encoding dihydroxy-acid dehydratase, whose protein sequence is MTLNKYSKAVTQDPTQPAAQAMLHAIGLTKEDLGKPQVGIVSTGYEGNPCNMHLNDLAAEVKKGTLEKDLIGLIFNTIGVSDGISMGTDGMRYSLPSRDIIADSIETVVSGMNYDGFAAVVGCDKNMPGAMIAAGRLNRPAVLVYGGTIKPGCYKSKKLDVVSAFEALGQKFAGKIDEKEFEGVVMNACPGPGACGGMYTANTMASAMEAMGLTLPYSSSNPAEGTEKTDECLNSGRALKLLLEKDLKPRDIVSRESFENAFRLIIALGGSTNAVLHMIAVAKAFEIPFTLNDIKEISSKTPFLADLKPSGKYVMEDLHKVGGTPAVMKMLLSEGLLTGDCLTVTGKTLAENLSEVAPLKEGQEIIHSVNNPVKKEGHLAILHGNLAENGAVAKITGKEGEQFTGTARVFNSEYEANDGIREGKVKAGDVVVIRYEGPKGGPGMPEMLKPTSAIMGAGLGKEVALITDGRFSGGTHGFVVGHITPEAQEGGLIALLKDGDKITIDGIGKTISADLTKEEIKQRRKEWTAPPLKKKSGILYKYAKSVAPADQGCVTDS, encoded by the coding sequence ATGACATTAAACAAATACAGTAAAGCGGTTACGCAGGATCCTACGCAACCGGCAGCTCAGGCTATGCTTCATGCGATTGGGTTGACGAAGGAAGATCTGGGAAAACCACAGGTTGGAATAGTCAGCACAGGTTATGAGGGAAACCCTTGTAACATGCATCTAAACGATCTTGCGGCCGAAGTAAAAAAAGGCACTTTAGAAAAAGATCTTATTGGTCTTATTTTTAATACCATAGGTGTTTCCGATGGAATTTCCATGGGAACGGATGGTATGAGATACTCCCTTCCAAGTAGAGATATCATTGCTGACAGCATTGAAACCGTGGTATCCGGAATGAATTATGATGGATTTGCTGCTGTAGTCGGATGTGATAAAAATATGCCTGGTGCAATGATTGCCGCAGGTAGACTTAATCGTCCGGCAGTACTGGTTTATGGCGGAACTATTAAACCAGGATGTTATAAAAGTAAAAAGCTGGACGTTGTTTCTGCTTTTGAAGCCTTAGGGCAAAAATTTGCCGGTAAAATAGACGAAAAAGAATTTGAGGGTGTGGTAATGAATGCTTGTCCGGGCCCGGGTGCTTGTGGCGGAATGTACACTGCAAATACCATGGCTTCTGCAATGGAGGCAATGGGCTTGACCCTACCATATTCATCATCAAATCCTGCAGAAGGAACCGAAAAAACTGATGAGTGCCTGAATTCCGGAAGAGCATTAAAATTACTTCTTGAAAAGGACTTGAAACCAAGGGATATTGTTTCAAGAGAGTCCTTTGAAAATGCTTTTAGATTGATCATCGCTCTTGGAGGATCAACCAATGCGGTATTGCACATGATTGCTGTTGCAAAAGCTTTTGAAATTCCTTTTACCCTCAATGATATAAAAGAAATAAGTAGTAAAACTCCATTTCTAGCCGACCTTAAACCAAGTGGAAAATATGTAATGGAAGATCTTCATAAGGTAGGCGGAACCCCCGCAGTGATGAAAATGCTTCTTTCTGAAGGATTGCTTACCGGTGATTGCCTGACTGTAACCGGTAAAACATTAGCTGAAAACCTCAGCGAAGTAGCTCCTCTTAAAGAAGGTCAGGAAATAATACATTCTGTAAATAATCCGGTAAAAAAGGAAGGCCACCTTGCTATTCTTCATGGCAATCTGGCTGAAAATGGTGCAGTTGCTAAAATAACTGGAAAAGAAGGTGAGCAATTTACAGGTACTGCGAGAGTATTCAACAGTGAATATGAAGCAAATGATGGGATCAGAGAAGGAAAAGTAAAAGCTGGAGATGTGGTGGTGATCAGGTATGAAGGCCCTAAAGGTGGCCCGGGAATGCCTGAAATGTTAAAACCAACTTCAGCTATTATGGGTGCAGGGCTCGGAAAAGAAGTTGCCCTAATTACTGATGGCCGCTTCTCGGGAGGAACTCATGGTTTTGTAGTGGGACATATCACACCTGAAGCTCAGGAGGGCGGATTGATCGCTTTATTAAAGGATGGGGATAAAATTACAATTGATGGTATTGGTAAAACTATTTCTGCCGATCTCACCAAAGAAGAAATTAAACAGAGAAGGAAAGAATGGACAGCACCTCCTCTTAAGAAAAAATCAGGAATATTATACAAATACGCAAAAAGTGTAGCACCGGCTGATCAAGGCTGCGTAACCGATAGTTAA
- the ilvB gene encoding biosynthetic-type acetolactate synthase large subunit — METATEISKPEKINQFEGTEISGAQAITLSLINEGIDTVFGYPGGAIMPVYDALYDFQDTFKHYLVRHEQGAVHAAQGFARVSGKPGVCLATSGPGATNLITGIADAQIDSTPIVCITGQVFAPLLGTDAFQETDVVGISMPVTKWNYQVTDASEIPEVIAKAFYIAKSGRPGPVLIDITKDAQVSKFIYEYKKCINIRSYQPKPVIKPKEVLAAASLINEAKKPYIVFGQGVILSDAQKELLSFAEKAQIPAASTLLGLSAFPPDHPLYVGYLGMHGNYGPNIKTNECDVLIAVGMRFDDRVTGDLTRYAKQAKVIHIEIDEAEIDKNVKTDVSIHADAKDALQALTEHVKSNTHSEWLQEFRECEEIEYEKIAKKEKFPESGQIKMAEVVEQLSNITEGNAVVVTDVGQHQMVTSRYYKFKSRRSNITSGGLGTMGFALPAAIGARLGEDDREVIAIIGDGGIQMSIQELGTIFQYNIPVKIVILNNNFLGMVRQWQQLFFDKRYSSTEMTNPDFIKIAEGYSIKGKKVTERKDLRESLEAMMAHEGPYLIEVEVEKEENVFPMIPTGESVSNILLG; from the coding sequence ATGGAAACAGCAACGGAAATAAGCAAACCTGAAAAAATAAATCAGTTCGAAGGCACGGAAATATCCGGTGCCCAGGCCATTACTTTATCTTTGATAAATGAAGGGATTGATACCGTTTTTGGTTATCCCGGTGGGGCAATTATGCCGGTCTACGATGCTCTTTATGATTTTCAGGATACATTTAAGCATTACCTGGTAAGGCACGAACAGGGAGCTGTACATGCAGCCCAGGGATTTGCGCGTGTTTCGGGTAAACCAGGTGTATGCCTTGCTACTTCAGGTCCCGGTGCAACTAATCTGATTACTGGTATAGCTGATGCACAGATCGACTCTACCCCTATCGTATGTATAACAGGGCAGGTGTTTGCTCCACTACTTGGAACTGATGCATTTCAGGAAACTGATGTGGTTGGTATATCTATGCCTGTAACTAAATGGAATTACCAGGTTACTGATGCTTCAGAGATCCCTGAAGTTATTGCAAAAGCATTTTACATAGCTAAAAGCGGGCGTCCCGGACCGGTTTTAATTGACATCACAAAGGATGCTCAGGTTAGTAAATTTATTTACGAATACAAAAAATGCATCAATATCAGAAGTTATCAGCCTAAGCCGGTTATCAAGCCTAAGGAAGTTCTGGCAGCTGCCAGTCTGATAAATGAAGCAAAGAAACCATATATTGTATTCGGTCAAGGCGTTATTTTATCTGATGCCCAGAAAGAGCTTTTAAGTTTTGCCGAAAAGGCACAGATACCCGCAGCCAGCACATTGCTTGGATTATCTGCATTTCCACCCGATCATCCATTGTACGTAGGGTATCTGGGGATGCACGGAAACTACGGTCCTAATATTAAAACAAATGAATGTGATGTATTAATAGCCGTTGGTATGCGATTCGATGACCGTGTAACCGGTGATCTTACCAGGTATGCAAAACAAGCTAAAGTAATCCATATTGAGATCGACGAAGCTGAAATAGATAAGAATGTTAAAACGGATGTATCAATCCATGCAGATGCTAAAGATGCACTACAAGCGCTGACTGAGCATGTAAAATCAAATACTCATTCCGAATGGCTACAGGAATTCCGGGAATGTGAAGAGATAGAATATGAAAAAATAGCAAAGAAAGAAAAGTTCCCCGAAAGTGGTCAGATCAAAATGGCTGAGGTGGTAGAGCAACTTTCAAATATAACTGAAGGTAATGCGGTAGTAGTGACAGACGTTGGCCAGCACCAAATGGTAACTTCAAGGTATTATAAGTTTAAAAGTCGTAGAAGTAACATCACTTCAGGAGGACTGGGCACAATGGGCTTTGCCTTACCTGCTGCTATCGGTGCAAGACTTGGAGAGGATGACCGTGAAGTAATAGCCATTATAGGCGACGGAGGAATTCAGATGTCCATCCAGGAACTCGGGACGATATTTCAATACAATATCCCTGTGAAAATTGTAATTCTTAATAACAATTTTCTAGGAATGGTTCGTCAGTGGCAACAGCTTTTCTTTGACAAAAGATATAGCAGTACAGAGATGACTAATCCTGATTTTATAAAAATCGCCGAAGGATATAGCATTAAAGGCAAAAAGGTTACGGAAAGAAAAGATCTCAGGGAATCATTGGAAGCAATGATGGCTCACGAGGGTCCTTACTTAATAGAGGTAGAAGTGGAAAAAGAAGAAAATGTATTTCCTATGATCCCTACCGGTGAGTCAGTTTCTAATATATTATTGGGTTAA
- the ilvN gene encoding acetolactate synthase small subunit → MRKEENREFTLSILTENKSGLLNRITIIFTRRKINIEAINVSETEVHGVSRFTIVVRCTHEKAVKVVKQIRKIIEVLGAFLYEENEVHYQEIALYKLPTKMLTSSNQIENLVRSSGARVLTVGEEYTIIEKTGHSHEILSLLEQLKPFDVQEFIKSGRIAISKSKRQTVSFLEEMEALSLVS, encoded by the coding sequence ATGAGAAAGGAAGAAAACAGAGAATTTACGCTTTCGATCCTAACTGAAAACAAATCTGGTTTACTAAACAGGATCACAATAATCTTCACAAGAAGAAAGATAAATATTGAAGCGATCAATGTTTCAGAAACTGAAGTTCATGGTGTGAGTCGATTTACCATAGTAGTGAGATGCACGCATGAAAAAGCAGTAAAAGTAGTAAAGCAAATAAGAAAAATTATAGAAGTCCTGGGTGCCTTTTTGTACGAAGAAAACGAGGTACACTATCAGGAAATAGCATTATATAAATTACCAACTAAAATGCTCACTTCCAGCAACCAGATAGAAAACCTGGTAAGAAGCAGTGGAGCACGGGTACTAACAGTTGGAGAAGAATATACGATCATTGAAAAAACCGGTCATAGTCACGAGATACTCAGTCTGCTGGAACAGCTGAAGCCTTTTGATGTACAGGAATTTATCAAGTCAGGTCGGATAGCAATATCTAAATCAAAAAGACAAACTGTTTCATTTCTTGAGGAAATGGAAGCATTGAGTCTGGTATCATAA
- the ilvA gene encoding threonine ammonia-lyase gives MQADVKKETVTLSNIKAAAFRLKQVVKETPLTESIRLNERFDATILLKREDLQTVRSYKIRGAYNMISQLDKDQKKNGVVCASAGNHAQGVAMSCAQLGIKAAIFMPEPTPGQKVNQVKMFGKDNVELFLKGDTFDDAYKQAKEYCEENKMAFIPPFDHKEIIEGQGTIGLEILQDSPGEIDYLLVPVGGGGLAAGVTTVFKTLSPGTTIIGVEPLGAPSLSKSLDKNKVVTLDKIDKFVDGAAVQRIGDLNFEILKDNIDRVLTVAEGKICSTILGLYNDDAIIVEPAGALTIAALDQIKDEIKGKTVAAVISGSNNDITRTEEIKERALLYEGLMHYFIVRFPQRAGALREFLTNVLGPGDDIVHFEYSKKNNREQGPALVGLELKNADDFQGLLNRMDSHNITYEYLNEKQDLFQYLI, from the coding sequence ATGCAAGCTGATGTCAAAAAAGAAACAGTCACTTTATCAAATATAAAAGCAGCTGCTTTCAGATTAAAGCAAGTTGTCAAAGAGACACCTTTAACTGAAAGCATACGGCTAAATGAGCGTTTTGATGCAACGATTCTTTTAAAAAGAGAAGACCTGCAAACAGTGCGCTCTTATAAAATACGAGGTGCATATAACATGATTTCACAACTTGATAAAGACCAAAAGAAAAATGGTGTTGTCTGTGCAAGCGCCGGGAATCATGCCCAGGGTGTGGCGATGTCATGTGCTCAATTAGGAATTAAAGCTGCAATCTTTATGCCTGAGCCAACTCCCGGACAGAAAGTAAACCAGGTTAAGATGTTTGGTAAAGATAATGTTGAACTTTTCTTAAAAGGTGACACTTTCGATGATGCATATAAACAGGCCAAGGAGTATTGCGAAGAAAATAAAATGGCCTTTATACCGCCATTTGATCACAAAGAGATCATCGAAGGACAGGGAACCATCGGGCTTGAGATATTACAGGATAGCCCGGGCGAAATAGACTATTTACTTGTACCTGTGGGTGGCGGCGGATTGGCAGCAGGTGTTACAACTGTATTTAAGACACTGTCGCCAGGCACAACAATAATTGGTGTTGAACCTCTTGGAGCTCCATCACTTTCGAAGTCTCTGGATAAAAATAAAGTAGTGACTCTGGATAAAATCGATAAGTTTGTCGATGGGGCAGCGGTTCAACGAATTGGAGATCTTAACTTCGAGATCCTGAAAGATAACATAGACAGGGTGCTTACAGTTGCGGAAGGAAAAATATGCTCAACTATTCTTGGCCTTTATAATGACGATGCAATAATCGTAGAGCCTGCAGGAGCATTAACGATTGCCGCATTAGATCAGATCAAAGACGAAATAAAAGGTAAAACTGTTGCTGCAGTCATTTCAGGTAGTAATAATGATATTACCAGAACAGAGGAGATTAAAGAAAGAGCATTGTTGTATGAAGGCTTAATGCACTATTTTATTGTCCGGTTCCCACAAAGAGCTGGTGCCCTCAGAGAATTCCTTACTAATGTGTTAGGTCCCGGAGATGATATTGTTCATTTCGAATATTCAAAAAAAAATAATCGGGAACAGGGCCCTGCTCTGGTAGGCCTTGAACTCAAAAATGCGGATGATTTTCAGGGTCTACTCAATAGAATGGATTCTCATAATATCACCTATGAATACTTAAATGAAAAACAAGACCTGTTTCAATATTTGATATGA
- a CDS encoding shikimate dehydrogenase family protein, with protein MRKFGLIGFPLSHSFSKKYFSEKFTKAGIENTTYELFPIEEAAQMKDLFDNDDNLIGLNVTIPHKEAVMQWLDSIDDSAKKVGAVNVIKKEKGKLVGYNSDFYGFTESLEDFTDGKIPQKALVLGTGGSSKAVTAALRMMGCKVTLVSRTSGKGVITYEELKKKPEILKENRLIVNTTPLGMKPNVEPKPDIDYSQLTSDHILFDLVYNPSVTSFMKAGKEKGARVKSGYQMLVMQAERAWEIWNE; from the coding sequence ATGAGAAAATTTGGTCTTATAGGCTTTCCTTTATCGCATTCATTTTCAAAAAAATATTTTTCAGAAAAATTTACTAAAGCAGGAATCGAAAATACGACCTATGAGCTTTTTCCTATCGAGGAAGCTGCTCAAATGAAGGATCTTTTCGATAATGACGATAATTTGATCGGTTTAAATGTCACTATTCCGCATAAGGAAGCGGTAATGCAATGGCTTGATTCTATAGATGATAGTGCGAAAAAAGTTGGTGCTGTAAATGTGATCAAAAAAGAAAAAGGGAAGCTGGTAGGTTATAATTCTGATTTTTATGGCTTTACCGAAAGTCTGGAAGATTTTACAGATGGAAAGATTCCTCAGAAAGCGCTTGTTTTAGGAACCGGAGGATCATCAAAAGCTGTTACCGCAGCTCTTAGAATGATGGGCTGCAAAGTTACTTTAGTTAGCCGTACGAGTGGTAAAGGAGTTATTACCTATGAAGAGCTTAAAAAGAAGCCTGAGATTTTAAAAGAGAACCGCCTGATTGTAAATACCACACCACTGGGAATGAAACCGAATGTAGAACCAAAACCGGATATTGATTATTCACAGCTTACATCTGATCATATTTTATTTGACCTGGTTTATAATCCAAGTGTTACTTCTTTTATGAAAGCAGGGAAAGAAAAAGGAGCTCGGGTGAAAAGTGGATACCAAATGCTTGTGATGCAAGCAGAAAGAGCCTGGGAAATTTGGAATGAATAA